TCTTGATTCGTTATCTTTGATAATTCTTTGTGATATTCATGCAAACAGCTTTCTGGAACATTTTTATTCAATACACCATTCTTGTCAACTAAAACAAGATTTATGTCCCCAAAATCCATCAAAAACTTGGCTATATTGTATCCCGCTGCCCCTATACCGTTAATAACAACTTTAATATTTTTTGCTTCTTTGCCCGTTAATTTCAATGCATTCAACAATCCTGCCGTGACTACTACAGCAGTTCCCTGCTGGTCATCATGAAAAACTGGAATATTCATTGTTTTATTCAATTCTTCTAATATTCGAAAACATCTAGGAGCAGAGATGTCTTCTAAGTTTATACCTCCAAACGAAGGTTCTAAGTTCTTCACAATAGAAACAATTTCTTCTGGATCTTGTGTATTCAGGCAAATTGGAAAGGCATCAAGCTGGCCAAAAAGATTAAACAATAATGCCTTACCTTCCATAACGGGAAGCGCACCATATGGGCCTATGTTACCGAGACCTAATACGGCACTTCCGTCTGAAATGATACCAACGGTGTTCCAACGTCTTGTGTATAAAAATGTATTTTCTGGATCTTTAGAGCATTCTTTTGCAACATCTGCTACCCCAGGAGTGTATAGTAGGGATAACGATTCTTCGTTCAAATTGTCAACATTTGAAATTGTCCTGATTTTTCCCTTGAGTATTTTGTGTAATTCTTTTGCGTCCAAGATTAACTCTCCTTAAAAGTTAGAATATCTGACTGCCGTTTGTATCTATTGCCACCATTAAAGGAAAATCCTCCACGTTTATGTTGTAAATAGCTTCTGGGCCTAATTCTGGGAAGGCTAGAATCTTTATATCCTTCACACACTTAGAAAGGTACGCAGCTGCACCACTTGGAGTTATAAAATAAACTCGCTTGTATTTTATACATAACTTTACTGCCAAATCACTTCTTTTTCCCTTTCCAACAGTTCCTAGCACACTTAATTTAAAGATCATTTCAAGATATTTGTCCATTCTTTCACTCGTTGTCGGACCTATAGAACCTATCTTAGAGTTCTTTGGAGGATTCGCAGGGCCTGCATAAAATACAATTTTTTCGTTTAAATCTACAGGAAGCTGAGAATTTTTTGAAAGTAATTCTAAAAGTTTTTGGTGGGCAGCATCCCTCATAACTATCAATTCACCTGTGTATTGTAAGAGTTCTCTGACCTTTAATTTTTCAATTTCATCTATCTTCAAATTTTATCACACCTTTTCTACAAAGGTAACAATCTAAAGAAACCCCAACCGGAAGTGTTGCAATATGGGTGGGAGCATATTCTACATGTACCGAAAAAACCGAAACCCCCTCTTTTAATCCTTGAAACCCTATTTTTAAAGTATTTAAATCTTTCAAAAGCTCTTCCTCAAAAACTGCGTATACAGGGTCTTGATTTCTTTCTTTGAAACTTTTGGTCAATGCTAATTTGGATAAAACCATTGCTTTATCAGAAGTTCCACCTATTCCTATTCCAACATGTAAAGGCGGACAACCTTTTGCTCCGTTTTCTTTCACATGCCCAATTATTACATCTTTTAATTCTTGGACCCTGATTGATGGCTTTAACATGAACAAGGCTGAGAGATTTTCACTTCCCCCGCCTTTCACCAAAAATTTGATCTCTAAACTCTTCCCAGAGACTTGGAATATGTGTACCACAGGTGGAGTGTTGTTTTTAGTGTTTTTTCTTTCAAAAAGGGGATCACTCACCAGTGAAAATCGGA
Above is a genomic segment from Petrotoga miotherma DSM 10691 containing:
- a CDS encoding FumA C-terminus/TtdB family hydratase beta subunit; this translates as MKIDEIEKLKVRELLQYTGELIVMRDAAHQKLLELLSKNSQLPVDLNEKIVFYAGPANPPKNSKIGSIGPTTSERMDKYLEMIFKLSVLGTVGKGKRSDLAVKLCIKYKRVYFITPSGAAAYLSKCVKDIKILAFPELGPEAIYNINVEDFPLMVAIDTNGSQIF
- a CDS encoding fumarate hydratase, encoding MISKREIFEKLSNHIVQVNETINPEVKTYIDEYKGPFSQALKENYKIAEAEKLPLCQDTGIVEFFVFLGNEVILEEPIFSTLNEVVEKVYTENPFRFSLVSDPLFERKNTKNNTPPVVHIFQVSGKSLEIKFLVKGGGSENLSALFMLKPSIRVQELKDVIIGHVKENGAKGCPPLHVGIGIGGTSDKAMVLSKLALTKSFKERNQDPVYAVFEEELLKDLNTLKIGFQGLKEGVSVFSVHVEYAPTHIATLPVGVSLDCYLCRKGVIKFEDR
- a CDS encoding NAD(P)-dependent malic enzyme, which encodes MDAKELHKILKGKIRTISNVDNLNEESLSLLYTPGVADVAKECSKDPENTFLYTRRWNTVGIISDGSAVLGLGNIGPYGALPVMEGKALLFNLFGQLDAFPICLNTQDPEEIVSIVKNLEPSFGGINLEDISAPRCFRILEELNKTMNIPVFHDDQQGTAVVVTAGLLNALKLTGKEAKNIKVVINGIGAAGYNIAKFLMDFGDINLVLVDKNGVLNKNVPESCLHEYHKELSKITNQ